Proteins from one Cellulosilyticum lentocellum DSM 5427 genomic window:
- a CDS encoding helix-turn-helix transcriptional regulator — protein MHYLEQKKEIIDGISYNYLCHIHNVEAEGNVFPAHYHSYIEILYGISGIYKVLLNGEAHLFKQGDLVIINSKEVHQIDSYSCEGGKYIVLRFEPEVIYNTMFQDYLQLKYVLPFILENGKHQKVIDKSEIENTFIPKLLYEMLDEFEMRSYGYELAIKNHIGRIFLWLLRYFHKQGIDIVMDVDVNRETMKRLQPAFDYVLHHYDEEIKAAELANLCNMSYSYFSRTFNEYLGMNLSEYINRIRITEAEKLLISTTLNITEVAHTVGFSTTSYFIKLFQLYKNTSPKQFRKGYKIAKSNNDYPQQLKYNHS, from the coding sequence ATGCATTATCTAGAACAAAAAAAGGAAATTATTGATGGAATATCTTATAATTATCTCTGTCATATTCATAATGTAGAGGCAGAGGGAAACGTTTTTCCAGCACACTATCATAGTTATATCGAGATTTTATATGGTATATCAGGTATATACAAAGTGCTTTTAAATGGAGAAGCCCATTTATTCAAGCAAGGAGATTTGGTGATTATTAATTCAAAAGAAGTGCATCAAATTGATTCATATTCTTGTGAAGGAGGAAAGTATATTGTCCTTAGATTTGAACCCGAAGTCATTTATAATACAATGTTTCAAGATTATTTGCAGCTAAAATATGTCTTGCCATTTATTCTAGAAAACGGGAAACATCAAAAGGTCATTGACAAGTCTGAGATTGAAAATACATTTATTCCAAAGCTTCTTTATGAAATGTTGGATGAATTTGAAATGAGGAGTTATGGGTATGAACTAGCCATAAAAAATCATATAGGAAGAATATTTTTATGGCTACTAAGATATTTTCATAAGCAAGGAATAGATATTGTGATGGATGTAGATGTAAATAGAGAAACGATGAAAAGATTGCAGCCTGCTTTTGATTATGTACTACATCATTACGACGAGGAAATTAAAGCCGCAGAGTTAGCCAACCTTTGTAATATGAGCTATAGTTATTTTTCTAGAACGTTTAATGAATATCTGGGAATGAATTTAAGTGAGTATATTAATCGAATAAGAATTACAGAAGCAGAAAAATTACTTATATCCACAACACTGAATATTACAGAGGTTGCTCATACAGTGGGATTTAGTACAACGAGTTATTTTATCAAGTTATTTCAGCTATATAAAAATACATCTCCTAAGCAGTTTAGAAAAGGTTATAAGATAGCAAAAAGTAATAATGATTACCCCCAGCAATTAAAATACAATCATAGTTAA
- a CDS encoding alpha/beta hydrolase: MKHYSNSKKKLYLILTTIGVILAGLILTFFIYINNYYHTEPLAMAFLKDNQTISLTYKKDYLVLAPKENIQDTALVFYPGGKVEYTAYAPMLSKLAEAGYICIIPKMPFNLAVFNQDAATPIMADFPEIKHWYLGGHSLGGAMAASYASTHSEALEGLILLGAYSTKDLSQLPLKVLSIYGSEDKVLNKANYEEGKAFLPNDFTELCIEGGNHAYYGEYGEQEGDGHATITSEEQKRLTVEAILEFFH; encoded by the coding sequence ATGAAACATTACTCTAATAGTAAAAAGAAACTATATCTGATTTTGACCACTATAGGTGTTATACTAGCTGGTCTTATTCTTACCTTTTTTATTTATATTAATAACTATTATCATACAGAACCATTAGCTATGGCCTTCTTAAAAGATAATCAAACTATTAGCTTAACATATAAGAAAGATTATCTTGTTCTGGCTCCAAAAGAAAATATACAAGACACAGCCCTTGTTTTTTATCCTGGTGGCAAAGTAGAATATACAGCTTACGCCCCTATGCTGAGCAAGCTAGCAGAAGCTGGTTATATTTGTATTATTCCTAAGATGCCTTTTAATCTAGCTGTTTTTAATCAAGATGCAGCCACACCTATTATGGCAGACTTTCCCGAAATCAAGCATTGGTACTTAGGTGGTCACTCACTAGGTGGTGCTATGGCAGCAAGCTATGCTAGTACACATAGTGAAGCTTTAGAAGGTCTTATTTTGCTAGGTGCTTATAGCACTAAGGATTTATCTCAGCTTCCTCTTAAAGTCCTTTCTATCTACGGCAGTGAAGATAAAGTCTTAAATAAAGCAAACTATGAAGAAGGCAAAGCTTTTCTTCCTAATGACTTTACTGAGCTTTGCATTGAAGGTGGGAACCATGCCTATTATGGTGAGTATGGCGAGCAAGAAGGGGATGGTCATGCCACAATCACTAGTGAGGAGCAAAAGCGACTTACTGTGGAGGCTATCCTGGAATTTTTCCATTAA
- a CDS encoding ABC transporter ATP-binding protein: MQILMTKNLKKYYGQGDTAVHALDGIDFTVDKGEFVSIVGTSGSGKSTLLHMLGGLDQPTSGTVIVDGKDLSKLKEEELTIFRRRKIGFVFQSYNLVPVLNVYENIVLPIELDGNKPDKAYIDKIIHTLGLEKKLTSLPSQLSGGQQQRVAIARAIAAKPAIILADEPTGNLDSRTSQDVLGMLKITSDQFGQTIVMITHNEEIAQLADRIVRIEDGLLVKAGETYV, translated from the coding sequence ATGCAGATATTAATGACTAAAAATCTAAAAAAGTACTACGGTCAAGGAGATACAGCTGTACATGCTTTGGATGGCATAGACTTTACCGTGGATAAAGGAGAATTTGTTTCTATCGTAGGGACTTCGGGAAGTGGCAAGTCTACGCTTTTGCATATGTTAGGAGGACTTGATCAGCCTACTTCGGGAACCGTTATAGTAGATGGTAAGGACTTATCTAAGCTAAAAGAAGAGGAACTTACTATTTTTAGAAGGCGTAAAATTGGTTTTGTATTTCAAAGTTATAATCTAGTACCAGTACTTAATGTTTATGAAAATATTGTTTTACCCATTGAGTTAGATGGTAATAAGCCAGATAAAGCTTATATAGATAAGATTATACATACTTTGGGCTTAGAAAAGAAACTCACGAGTTTGCCTAGTCAGCTTTCAGGAGGGCAGCAGCAAAGAGTAGCTATTGCTAGGGCTATAGCAGCTAAGCCAGCTATTATTTTAGCAGATGAACCAACAGGGAATTTAGATAGTCGTACGTCTCAAGATGTTTTAGGTATGCTTAAGATTACCAGTGATCAATTTGGACAAACCATAGTGATGATTACCCATAATGAAGAAATTGCTCAACTAGCTGACCGTATTGTACGTATTGAAGATGGTTTACTGGTTAAGGCAGGTGAGACTTATGTTTAA
- a CDS encoding ABC transporter permease → MFKVQNTKAIRNLAKRNYESNKKRNQIAIMAIILTTILFTTLFTLGAGIIKSMEYNNMRMAGGSAHASLKYLSEEEYQKLSGHPLIEKIGKSIFVGQVEDIALSKRPVEIDYCDKVSAELGFIELKEGTFPRDKDQIVLDDLTLKRLGITPKVGEKVSLSIDFNDRIETVDFTLSGWYEGDPAFTVGIGLVSESFVKAYLPGRGQAVKKDNDINGSIRADLYFKNSRNIEGNVQKVITDSGYSMEEDADNRIYYGVNWSYMSASLDHNIGSIVAVVLGIVLIMLTGYLIIYNTFQISVIKEIRFYGLLKTIGTTGRQIKSMIKQEAFRMCLWGIPLGLILGFGMGALFLPLLTAHMQGGKSSLSFSPMIFIGSAVFAMITVLLSCNKPAKVAAKITPVEAVKWSGVDQNYTQKQKRTNGSKLYQMALANLSRNRKRTIIAIISMSLSLVLMNAVFCLANSFDMNKFVSKFIDCDFQVAHASYFNNDYRQEQKEVDDELVAALVAQPTFAGGGGVYTPMGIEIRAEYEGEVNFYGQHMHFDKTQGIYTGIYAMDDFNLEGLDIVKGELDIEKFKSGNYLLLGLMDDDYGNILYDEALYDIGDKVKLKVLEDILTDPNLNDFDKDTGIAYDQQGKVIERPITEVYGREKEYEIMGFYRMTYTNTSRTYADLVTFAMPVEELKTYTPQISRMTYLCESIEGEEAQIELFLKNYTEAVNQTMNYCSRESYKQDFFEFRNVLVLVGGALCLIIGLIGLLNFINAMSTSIIARQKEFAMLKSIGMTKKQLLSMLTFEGIYYAIYTSVASLIITLLISYTALKNLTKAIWFLSFELTVAPLLIACTLLFILTALIPGWSYHTNNKNAIVEELKDSE, encoded by the coding sequence ATGTTTAAGGTGCAAAATACCAAGGCCATTCGTAATCTTGCCAAAAGGAATTATGAGAGCAATAAAAAGCGTAACCAAATAGCTATTATGGCTATAATATTAACAACTATTTTGTTTACTACGCTATTTACTTTAGGGGCAGGTATTATCAAAAGTATGGAATATAATAATATGCGCATGGCAGGAGGTTCAGCCCATGCCTCTTTAAAGTATTTAAGCGAAGAAGAATACCAAAAGTTATCTGGGCATCCTTTGATTGAGAAAATTGGTAAAAGTATTTTTGTAGGACAAGTGGAAGACATAGCCTTAAGTAAAAGACCTGTTGAGATTGATTACTGTGATAAAGTGAGTGCCGAGCTAGGCTTTATTGAATTAAAGGAAGGAACTTTCCCCCGAGATAAAGATCAAATTGTATTAGATGATTTAACCCTCAAACGACTGGGAATAACCCCTAAGGTAGGAGAGAAGGTTAGTTTGTCCATAGACTTTAATGATCGAATTGAAACAGTAGACTTTACCTTAAGTGGTTGGTATGAGGGAGACCCTGCTTTTACTGTTGGAATAGGACTTGTTTCAGAAAGCTTTGTTAAAGCTTATTTGCCAGGTAGAGGACAAGCTGTTAAAAAAGATAATGATATAAATGGTTCTATTAGAGCAGATCTTTACTTTAAAAATAGCAGGAACATTGAAGGCAATGTGCAAAAGGTGATTACAGATAGCGGTTACTCTATGGAAGAGGATGCTGATAATCGTATTTACTATGGTGTTAATTGGTCTTATATGAGTGCCTCCTTAGATCATAACATCGGAAGCATCGTGGCAGTTGTTTTAGGAATAGTACTTATTATGCTAACGGGCTATTTAATTATTTATAATACTTTTCAAATCTCAGTTATTAAAGAAATACGTTTTTATGGTTTATTAAAAACCATAGGAACAACAGGCAGACAAATAAAAAGCATGATTAAACAAGAAGCCTTTAGGATGTGTTTATGGGGGATTCCTTTAGGACTTATACTAGGCTTTGGAATGGGAGCACTTTTCCTCCCACTTTTAACAGCTCATATGCAAGGGGGAAAAAGTAGTTTAAGCTTTAGTCCTATGATTTTTATAGGTTCAGCTGTATTTGCTATGATTACAGTGCTTTTAAGCTGCAATAAGCCTGCTAAAGTTGCTGCTAAGATAACACCTGTAGAAGCCGTTAAATGGAGTGGTGTAGACCAAAATTATACCCAGAAACAGAAAAGAACAAATGGGTCTAAGCTTTATCAAATGGCCCTAGCTAACTTAAGCAGAAATCGAAAGCGTACCATTATAGCCATTATCTCCATGTCACTGAGTTTGGTATTAATGAATGCTGTATTTTGCTTAGCCAATAGCTTTGATATGAATAAATTCGTAAGTAAATTTATCGATTGCGATTTTCAAGTAGCTCATGCTAGCTATTTTAACAATGATTATCGTCAGGAGCAAAAGGAGGTAGATGATGAGCTTGTAGCAGCGCTTGTAGCGCAACCAACTTTTGCAGGAGGTGGAGGCGTTTATACACCTATGGGAATAGAGATTAGGGCTGAATATGAAGGTGAAGTTAATTTTTATGGCCAGCACATGCACTTTGATAAAACGCAAGGTATTTACACAGGGATTTATGCCATGGATGATTTTAACCTTGAAGGATTAGATATTGTTAAAGGCGAACTAGATATAGAAAAGTTCAAGTCAGGAAATTATTTGCTTTTAGGATTAATGGATGATGACTATGGTAATATACTTTATGATGAAGCACTTTATGATATAGGAGATAAGGTGAAGCTTAAGGTGCTTGAAGACATTCTAACAGACCCTAATCTGAATGACTTTGATAAAGATACAGGCATAGCTTATGATCAGCAAGGAAAAGTCATAGAAAGACCAATTACTGAAGTTTATGGCAGAGAAAAAGAATATGAAATTATGGGTTTCTATCGTATGACCTATACCAATACGAGTAGAACATATGCAGATTTAGTAACCTTTGCTATGCCAGTAGAAGAGCTTAAAACCTATACACCACAAATAAGTCGAATGACTTATTTATGCGAAAGCATAGAGGGGGAAGAGGCGCAAATAGAATTATTCCTTAAAAATTACACAGAAGCAGTCAATCAAACGATGAATTATTGTTCAAGAGAAAGTTATAAACAAGATTTTTTTGAGTTTAGAAATGTATTAGTACTTGTAGGAGGCGCTTTGTGCTTAATTATTGGTTTAATTGGCTTACTTAACTTTATCAATGCCATGAGTACTAGCATTATTGCAAGACAAAAAGAATTTGCTATGTTAAAAAGTATAGGCATGACAAAAAAACAACTCCTTAGCATGCTCACCTTTGAAGGCATTTACTATGCAATATATACTTCTGTAGCTTCTCTGATTATAACCTTGCTGATATCCTATACAGCTTTAAAAAATTTAACCAAGGCTATATGGTTTCTAAGCTTTGAACTTACTGTAGCGCCTCTATTAATAGCATGCACTTTATTATTCATTTTAACAGCGCTCATACCTGGTTGGTCGTATCATACGAATAACAAAAATGCCATTGTTGAAGAACTAAAAGATAGCGAATAG
- a CDS encoding response regulator transcription factor, whose amino-acid sequence MKAILIIEDDLALSRGIALAMQQLGYEMSEASDLKTARHKLSLKPFDLILLDINLPDGSGLVLCKEIREKFSSAVIFITANDLEMDEVVGLEAGADDYITKPFSLAVLRARIQAVLRRKEQIDKQIIYLENFSFNFDAMTFLKGNEALVLSKTEQRLLRLLVMNRGLILSREDLLERIWDGGEFVDENALSVTVRRLREKLEDNPAKPQYIKTIYGIGYTWAIRSEAE is encoded by the coding sequence ATGAAAGCCATTCTTATTATAGAAGATGATTTAGCTTTATCCAGAGGAATTGCTTTAGCTATGCAGCAACTAGGCTATGAAATGTCTGAAGCTTCGGATTTAAAAACAGCTAGACATAAGCTGAGTCTTAAGCCTTTTGACCTAATTCTTTTAGATATTAATCTACCTGATGGAAGTGGACTCGTGCTTTGTAAGGAAATAAGAGAAAAATTCAGTTCGGCTGTTATTTTTATTACAGCTAATGACTTAGAGATGGATGAAGTAGTGGGGCTAGAGGCAGGGGCAGATGATTATATTACCAAGCCTTTTAGCTTAGCTGTGCTGCGTGCTAGGATTCAAGCAGTTTTGAGGAGAAAAGAGCAGATAGATAAGCAAATTATTTATTTAGAGAACTTTAGTTTTAATTTTGATGCTATGACCTTTTTAAAAGGGAATGAAGCGTTGGTTTTAAGTAAAACAGAGCAGCGACTACTTAGATTACTAGTAATGAATAGGGGACTAATCCTTTCTAGAGAGGACTTATTAGAACGCATCTGGGATGGCGGCGAATTTGTGGATGAAAATGCGCTTTCAGTAACAGTTCGTAGGCTCAGAGAAAAATTAGAAGATAATCCTGCAAAGCCTCAATATATTAAAACCATTTATGGTATTGGTTATACTTGGGCTATAAGGAGTGAGGCAGAATGA
- a CDS encoding sensor histidine kinase: protein MKLLTIIMIVVCLVALACIIIAVKAYKEAKRTMQGLEEMLELVIKDEFNESSFDESRQSALEAKLAKFLTSSQLAQQNIKVQHRHIKSLISDISHQTKTPIANLLLYSELLKEKELPEEVSELVTQISFQSEKLDFLIRSLVKLSRLENGIITVTPTTNNLVPLINKALEEAKAKLEEKKLRLQWELSEGRYIARFDGKWTQEVFANLLDNAIKYTAEEGSITIKISEYEMFCRVDFIDTGIGITEEELALIFKRFYRSPRVAKKEGVGIGLYLAREIVVAESGYIKVTSEVGKGSCFSVFLPRSR, encoded by the coding sequence ATGAAGTTATTAACCATCATCATGATAGTAGTTTGTCTGGTAGCATTAGCATGCATCATTATAGCTGTTAAAGCTTATAAAGAAGCCAAAAGAACTATGCAGGGTTTAGAGGAGATGCTAGAGCTTGTGATTAAGGATGAGTTTAATGAAAGTAGCTTTGATGAATCAAGGCAATCCGCCTTAGAAGCAAAACTTGCAAAATTTCTTACAAGTAGCCAGCTAGCTCAGCAAAATATTAAAGTGCAGCATCGGCATATTAAAAGTTTGATTTCTGATATTTCTCATCAAACAAAGACGCCTATTGCTAATTTATTACTTTATAGTGAACTTTTAAAGGAAAAAGAATTACCAGAAGAAGTAAGTGAGTTAGTGACTCAAATAAGCTTCCAAAGTGAAAAATTAGATTTCCTTATACGTTCCTTAGTAAAACTCTCTCGTCTTGAGAATGGCATAATTACCGTGACGCCAACAACTAATAATCTAGTACCACTTATTAATAAGGCACTAGAAGAAGCAAAGGCAAAACTGGAGGAGAAGAAGCTAAGACTTCAATGGGAACTAAGTGAAGGAAGATATATAGCAAGATTTGATGGTAAATGGACACAAGAAGTGTTTGCTAATCTATTAGACAATGCCATTAAGTATACGGCTGAGGAAGGTAGCATTACTATTAAGATCAGTGAATATGAGATGTTTTGCAGAGTGGATTTTATAGATACAGGAATAGGTATTACAGAAGAAGAGTTGGCTCTTATTTTTAAGCGCTTTTACAGAAGCCCTAGAGTTGCAAAAAAAGAGGGAGTAGGGATAGGGTTATACTTAGCTAGAGAAATTGTAGTGGCGGAGAGCGGTTATATAAAGGTCACTTCAGAAGTAGGAAAGGGTAGCTGCTTTTCTGTATTTTTGCCGAGAAGTAGATAA
- a CDS encoding glycoside hydrolase family 9 protein: MKKRTHMKRNVALLTGCAVFGSIFSLLGNFNPTQAATDYDYLTALKYGIQFYDANKCGKEAGTNNAFDWRGACHVNDGKDVGLDLNGGYHDCGDHVKFGITQGYAASVLGWSFYEYKDGFDKAGATEKALQTLKHFTDYLLKSHPNANVFYYQVGDGNADHSYWGAPEVQGDRSTMFKVDANNAGSDVAGEASAALSLMYLNYKDIDSAYADRCLAAAKSLYALAKVKPGTSQGQSFYTSSSYKDDLAWAATWLYQITGNSAYLNDAENYMKTSTGIAVDEWTMCWDNMLSPATIQLYKLTNNSVYLDAIEHNLNYWYNSVPTTPGGLKYLNNWGVLRYSAAESMIALQYYDLTGDTAAKSLATSQINYILGNNPNRMSYMVGYGSKYPLYPHHRAANGYTYADSGNLKPAKHVLTGALVGGPNSNDQYSDNGNDYVYTEVGIDYNAGLVGALAGLASNQDGPVPTPTPTPTPTPTPTPTPTPTPTPTPTPTPTPTPTPTPTPTPTPTPTPTPTPTPTPTPTPTPTPTPTPTPTPTEGVIPKVSVTTQLGSSVNQQYAITSVGSQNLDLSKLSIRYYYTKTSTKSQSFWCDSAGLQLNVSPWYVNLSSGVKGTFKDGYLEITFDTTYSMAPNSGSLNLGVRFAQSDWSGYENLVDNGYEVYYNDTLIK; this comes from the coding sequence ATGAAAAAACGTACTCACATGAAAAGAAATGTGGCTTTACTTACAGGTTGCGCCGTTTTTGGCTCTATATTCTCACTACTAGGTAACTTTAATCCAACTCAAGCTGCTACTGATTATGACTATTTAACCGCATTAAAGTATGGTATCCAATTCTATGATGCCAATAAATGTGGTAAAGAAGCTGGTACTAATAATGCCTTTGACTGGCGTGGTGCCTGCCATGTGAATGATGGCAAAGATGTAGGCCTTGATTTAAATGGTGGTTATCATGACTGTGGTGACCATGTTAAATTTGGCATCACTCAAGGTTACGCAGCAAGTGTACTTGGTTGGAGTTTTTATGAATACAAAGATGGCTTTGATAAAGCGGGTGCTACAGAAAAAGCATTACAAACGCTTAAACATTTTACAGATTATTTATTAAAATCTCATCCTAATGCAAATGTTTTCTATTATCAGGTTGGTGATGGTAATGCCGATCATAGTTATTGGGGTGCCCCTGAAGTTCAAGGTGACCGCTCTACTATGTTTAAGGTAGATGCCAATAATGCTGGTTCAGATGTAGCTGGTGAAGCTTCTGCTGCACTTAGCTTAATGTATCTAAACTACAAAGATATTGATTCAGCTTATGCTGATCGCTGTTTAGCTGCTGCCAAATCACTTTATGCCTTAGCTAAAGTTAAACCAGGTACTAGCCAAGGTCAAAGCTTCTATACCTCTAGTAGCTACAAAGATGATTTAGCATGGGCAGCTACTTGGTTATATCAAATTACAGGTAATTCAGCTTATCTTAATGATGCTGAAAATTATATGAAAACTTCTACTGGTATTGCAGTAGATGAATGGACTATGTGCTGGGACAATATGCTCAGTCCTGCTACTATCCAGCTCTATAAGCTAACTAATAATTCTGTTTATTTAGATGCCATAGAGCATAACTTGAATTACTGGTATAACAGTGTTCCAACCACACCTGGTGGATTAAAATACTTAAATAACTGGGGCGTACTCAGATATTCAGCAGCTGAGTCTATGATTGCCCTTCAGTATTATGATTTAACAGGAGATACAGCTGCAAAATCCTTAGCTACTTCTCAAATCAATTACATTCTTGGTAACAACCCTAATCGTATGTCTTATATGGTTGGTTATGGTTCTAAATATCCACTCTATCCACATCATAGAGCTGCTAACGGCTATACCTATGCAGATAGCGGTAACTTAAAACCTGCCAAACATGTACTTACAGGTGCATTAGTGGGTGGTCCTAACTCTAACGACCAATATAGTGATAATGGTAATGATTATGTTTATACAGAAGTAGGTATTGATTATAATGCTGGGCTCGTTGGTGCACTTGCAGGTTTAGCCTCCAATCAGGACGGACCTGTTCCTACACCAACACCTACACCAACGCCTACTCCTACACCAACGCCTACTCCTACACCAACGCCTACTCCTACACCAACGCCTACACCTACACCAACGCCTACTCCTACACCAACGCCTACTCCTACACCAACGCCTACTCCTACACCAACGCCTACTCCTACACCAACGCCTACTCCTACACCAACGCCTACTCCTACACCAACACCTACTCCTACAGAAGGTGTTATTCCTAAGGTTAGCGTTACTACGCAGTTAGGTAGCTCTGTCAATCAGCAATATGCTATCACCTCTGTAGGTAGTCAAAATCTTGATCTTTCTAAGCTCAGCATTCGCTACTACTACACCAAAACAAGTACAAAGAGTCAAAGCTTCTGGTGTGATAGTGCAGGTCTTCAGCTTAATGTATCTCCATGGTATGTGAACCTTTCTTCTGGAGTAAAAGGTACTTTTAAAGATGGTTATCTAGAAATCACTTTTGATACTACCTATAGCATGGCACCAAACTCTGGTTCACTTAATTTAGGTGTTCGCTTTGCTCAAAGTGATTGGTCTGGCTATGAAAATTTAGTTGATAACGGCTATGAAGTTTATTACAACGATACATTAATTAAATAA
- a CDS encoding HAD-IA family hydrolase: MIIIFDLDGTLFQTALCDIAAVNHLFDELAIEKVDDTAITYNIGKKTFEFLTNILPPHIKQQDVYDRFRELEQKEVRENGILFPGVIELLEELVSKGHTLIICSNGSSEYIELVLKKTGITKYFSNIYSAKEANNKGEVIRKILDNNSPAVVIGDTLSDIEAAAENNIPSIAAMYGYGNINELGAATYIIQNVTDIIGYVNRIEIFYAITDRSIRKGKKVIGINGVDTSGKTVFTKAYSKFLSSLKIKNTIIHIDDYHNPAELRCKGDNEIEAYYHNAFNYDQVIDEILGPLSELKSINKDVLCLNLDTNKYENFIHYNIDENTIVLIEGVLLFREPLLKYLDTTVFLHIDFDEVLRRMQVRDVPKYGEGFIKKYANKYIPVQRKYLEEYRPEQRSDIVINNQDYFNPRLGAYCEGKDDIYNNRK; the protein is encoded by the coding sequence ATGATAATTATATTTGATTTGGACGGGACTTTATTTCAAACAGCATTATGCGATATTGCAGCTGTAAATCACTTGTTTGATGAGTTAGCGATAGAAAAAGTAGATGATACGGCAATAACATATAATATTGGGAAAAAAACTTTTGAGTTTTTAACAAACATACTGCCTCCTCATATAAAACAGCAAGATGTGTATGATCGTTTTCGTGAATTAGAGCAGAAAGAAGTAAGAGAAAATGGCATATTATTCCCTGGTGTTATAGAGCTGCTTGAAGAACTTGTATCGAAGGGACATACACTTATTATTTGTTCAAACGGAAGCTCAGAATATATTGAACTTGTACTAAAAAAGACAGGAATAACTAAATATTTTTCTAATATATATAGCGCAAAAGAGGCTAACAATAAAGGAGAGGTTATAAGAAAAATATTAGACAATAATTCACCAGCAGTTGTTATAGGAGATACCCTATCAGATATAGAGGCAGCTGCGGAAAATAATATTCCATCTATAGCTGCTATGTATGGTTATGGCAATATAAATGAATTGGGGGCGGCTACGTATATTATACAGAATGTTACAGACATCATCGGATATGTAAATCGAATAGAAATCTTTTATGCCATAACAGACCGAAGTATACGAAAAGGCAAAAAGGTAATAGGTATTAACGGTGTAGATACATCGGGAAAAACAGTATTTACAAAAGCATATTCTAAGTTTCTTTCAAGTTTAAAAATCAAGAATACGATTATACATATTGATGACTACCATAATCCTGCTGAATTGCGTTGTAAGGGAGATAATGAAATAGAAGCTTATTATCATAATGCGTTTAACTATGACCAAGTTATTGATGAAATTTTAGGTCCACTGAGTGAGTTGAAATCTATTAATAAAGATGTTTTGTGCTTGAATTTAGATACTAATAAATACGAAAATTTTATTCATTATAATATAGATGAAAATACTATTGTATTAATAGAGGGAGTGCTTTTGTTTAGAGAACCATTGCTCAAATATTTGGATACAACTGTATTTTTGCATATTGATTTTGATGAAGTATTAAGGCGGATGCAGGTAAGGGATGTCCCGAAATATGGAGAAGGATTTATAAAAAAATATGCAAATAAGTATATACCAGTACAGAGGAAGTATCTTGAAGAATACAGACCTGAGCAAAGAAGTGATATTGTGATTAATAATCAGGATTATTTTAATCCAAGATTAGGCGCATATTGTGAAGGAAAGGATGATATTTACAACAATAGAAAATAA
- a CDS encoding DUF1622 domain-containing protein, with protein sequence MLEELIIRYLPLPIHLLELMGITVITIGAFKAFYQYVKSLLLKEHYPVKYQFAEAMAMALEFKLAAEILKTVLVRSLQEIAILGAIVLLRILITLIIYWEIKQDNAENAPEYNSKQKN encoded by the coding sequence ATGTTAGAAGAATTAATCATTCGCTATCTTCCTCTTCCTATTCATCTCCTCGAACTAATGGGAATTACCGTTATTACCATCGGTGCCTTTAAAGCCTTTTACCAATACGTAAAATCCTTGCTTTTGAAAGAACATTACCCTGTCAAATACCAATTTGCTGAAGCCATGGCTATGGCCTTAGAATTCAAACTCGCTGCTGAGATCTTAAAAACGGTATTGGTTAGAAGCCTTCAAGAAATTGCTATCCTTGGAGCCATTGTCCTCCTTCGTATTCTTATTACGCTTATCATCTACTGGGAAATCAAACAAGATAACGCCGAGAATGCTCCCGAATATAACTCCAAACAAAAAAACTGA